One stretch of Monomorium pharaonis isolate MP-MQ-018 chromosome 10, ASM1337386v2, whole genome shotgun sequence DNA includes these proteins:
- the LOC105829710 gene encoding uncharacterized protein LOC105829710, which translates to MTSKFCIVHFMEEETVEVVPDFWISESDGTSQCHWPNTPFPGKNVVQRTIPHQDWSIHQCRILGTFDDFNTARLNLKDAEILSDFPSKNVQIPDKRLHKRNRRYISDDSSSDVNTKKKKTDSLRSFKASVHSDNASSSLSNDEEENRQKKLNVQIPKSFEDKYKRIQKATAACDAPTKKSATSSTKSLFLSPQNYRKVVDEGSSQNHSATEDFIHVSDNSLSNSSNDEEKENKRQKESKVQICETFENKYKAFEGKYNRLKKKIILTPCEASTKKSATSSIKSSFSSPQNYRKDIDKDDARPGCSTWDNTLQREQRAKSSNNKVKSQMSIYTGETEFEKRVIRDLTRIKHDVKEIRDITELIYEEKLRNEPDVSQRNVLNARQEELENFLPVFPLKTLNDWHEFETLLSNNAAAREQLEKMFSTRGGKNGAERIRRILRAVFSPCVATKISWQGLKKNEKFNGTFVSRALFISAKQHFNIDDRNVELTIINWFRRSSERIKNPEDNI; encoded by the exons ATGACTTCAAAATTTTGCATCGTCCATTTTATGGAAGAAGAAACTGTAGAAGTTGTACCGGATTTCTGGATTTCGGAATCAGATGGAACATCACAATGTCACTGGCCCAATACACCTTTTCCAGGCAAGAATGTTGTTCAAAGGACAATTCCTCATCAAGATTGGTCAATCCATCAGTGCAGAATTCTCGGCACATTTG atgaTTTCAACACAGCTCGTTTGAATCTAAAAGATGCAGAAATTTTGTCGGATTTTCCgtcaaaaaatgtacaaataccTGACAAACGATTACATAAACGTAATCGCCGATATATTAGTGATGATTCATCGAGTGATGTAAacactaaaaagaaaaagacagaTTCCTTGCGTTCGTTCAAGGCTTCCGTACATTCAGATAATGCTTCAAGCAGTTTGTCAAACGACGAAGAAGAAAATagacaaaaaaagttaaatgttCAAATACCTAAATCCTTCGAAGATAAATACAAACGAATTCAGAAAGCAACTGCTGCCTGTGATGCACCGACGAAAAAGAGTGCAACTTCGTCCACAAAGTCACTTTTTTTATCACCGCAAAATTATCGCAAAGTCGTCGATGAAGGTTCCTCACAAAATCATTCGGCCACCGAGgattttatacatgtttcagaTAATTCTTTAAGCAATTCGTCAAAcgatgaagaaaaagaaaataaaaggcAAAAAGAGTCAAAAGTTCAAATATGTGAAACCTtcgaaaataaatacaaagcCTTCGAAGGTAAATACAATCGActtaagaagaaaattattcttactCCATGTGAAGCATCGACAAAAAAGAGTGCAACTTCGTCCATAAAGTCATCTTTTTCATCACCGCAAAATTATCGCAAAGATATCgataaag ATGATGCTCGTCCAGGATGCAGTACATGGGATAATACTCTTCAAAGAGAACAACGAGCGAAGTCgtcaaataataaagtaaaatccCAGATGTCAATATATACCGGTGAAACTG aatTTGAAAAACGAGTTATTCGTGACTTAACACGAATAAAACATGATGTCAAAGAAATTCGTGATATAACTGAACTAATATACGAAGAAAAGTTACGCAATGAACCAGATGTTTCTCAAAGAAATGTCTTGAACGCGAGACAGGAAGAATTGGAAAACTTTTTACCAGTTTTTCCATTGAAAACGCTAAATGATTGGCATGAATTTGAGACATTATTGTCAAACAACGCTGCTGCGCGTGAACAGCTT gAGAAAATGTTTTCCACTCGTGGGGGAAAAAATGGTGCTGAGCGTATTCGACGAATATTACGAGCCGTGTTTTCGCCTTGTGTAGCAACAAAAATATCCTGGCAAGGACtcaaaaagaatgaaaagttCAACGGAACTTTCGTTTCACGTGCATTATtta TTTCTGCAAAGCAGCATTTCAATATTGACGATAGGAATGTGGAGTTAACCATAATTAACTGGTTCCGCCGTTCGTCTGAGAGGATAAAAAACCCAGAAGACAATATCtga
- the LOC105829709 gene encoding uncharacterized protein LOC105829709: protein MPKLRKRMFYTHRHRDRLVKNTIREVIQAFDHDEVDYLTESGSAQSDTDIYRQLQQNSDSSFEHEGNVSYQLIQQKATVENEEIEEGEEVNINVIEGGIPSDDYDSEDSVESEDENNGIDIVRLRQNLVQWSHNNDICISAITNLLRVLRKEEIMNCLPADGRTLLRTPRTANTIVMEHGRYCYFEIEKGLRHTIEISGTRRVPEEIHLSINVDGLPLVKSSKSQLWTILASFRNFVNKTPFLVGAFHGYEKPPAAGVFLYDFVEETEKLMQNGFNWKGNNIKFFIDCFICDAPARAYISCTKGHTGYYGCPKCETKGIYRGKIVFPEMNSPLRTAESFINQTQKQHHTGVSPLLDIVTDMVLDMPHDYMHLVLLGQTKKMLKIMTGKLSAMKLGTQQISDISKRQVALRKHIPFDFARKPRALDELDRMKATEYREFLLYTGPIVLRKIVRQDVYEHFLKLSVAIRILAMHGINVDQNRYAKSLLEAYFIDFIKLYGENNVTYNTHGLLHLADDALKWGALDEFSAFIFENQLQQIKKMVRKNDKPLEQLSNRIFEIRSIQSNIITIDNTINTYKLGAECYNGCLINECRGPMYKKIEFKHFIITTKAPNNYCIMTDESIVLVKSICHRNNGIVVIGKILKNGTPFFTSPAPSTCFGIVQFSGTYSSLRVFSIDDIKNKAVVLPVFDECYRYEDRHNNIVVFPLIHNQ from the coding sequence ATGCCAAAACTAAGGAAACGCATGTTTTATACTCATCGCCATAGGGatagacttgtaaaaaatacaatacgtGAAGTTATACAAGCCTTTGATCATGATGAAGTGGATTATTTAACTGAATCTGGTTCAGCACAGTCAGACACTGACATTTACAGACAATTGCAGCAAAACTCAGATTCTTCGTTCGAACATGAAGGAAATGTTAGTTACCAATTAATACAACAAAAAGCAACAGtagaaaatgaagaaatagaAGAAGGGGaagaagtaaatattaatgtaattgagGGTGGCATCCCGTCAGACGATTACGATAGTGAAGATTCAGTTGAGTCGGAAGACGAAAACAATGGAATTGATATCGTTAGATTGCGCCAAAATTTAGTGCAATGGAGTCATAACAACGACATATGTATATCCGCCATAACTAATCTTTTGCGCGTCTTAAGGAAAGAAGAGATTATGAACTGCCTTCCAGCAGATGGCCGAACACTCTTAAGGACTCCCAGGACGGCAAACACAATTGTAATGGAACATGGCCGATACTGTTATTTCGAAATAGAGAAGGGCTTACGGCATACTATTGAAATAAGTGGTACCAGACGCGTACCTGAAGAAATACATTTGTCTATTAATGTAGATGGATTACCGCTTGTAAAAAGTTCGAAGAGCCAACTGTGGACTATTCTTGCAAGTTTTCGCAATTTTGTTAACAAGACACCATTCCTGGTTGGAGCATTTCATGGATATGAAAAGCCGCCAGCTGCTggtgtatttttatatgactTTGTCGAAGAAACTGAAAAACTGATGCAAAATGGCTTTAATTGGAAAGgcaataacataaaattttttattgattgcttCATATGTGATGCGCCTGCAAGGGCTTATATTTCCTGTACAAAAGGCCACACAGGATATTACGGCTGTCCAAAATGTGAAACTAAAGGCATCTACAGAGGAAAAATAGTGTTTCCAGAAATGAATAGTCCGTTGCGTACTGCGGAATCATTTATCAATCAAACTCAAAAGCAGCATCATACTGGAGTAAGTCCCTTATTAGATATTGTCACGGACATGGTTTTGGATATGCCTCACGACTATATGCATTTAGTTTTATTGGGACaaacgaaaaaaatgttaaagataatGACAGGAAAACTAAGTGCAATGAAACTGGGGACGCAACAAATTAGCGATATTTCAAAGAGACAGGTTGCTTTAAGAAAGCATATCCCGTTTGATTTTGCTCGGAAACCAAGAGCATTAGATGAACTTGATCGTATGAAAGCGACTGAATATcgagaatttttattgtatactgGACCAATCGTATTGCGTAAGATTGTGCGGCAAGATGTATATgaacattttcttaaactgtCTGTCGCAATACGTATCTTAGCAATGCATGGAATAAATGTGGATCAAAACAGGTATGCGAAAAGTTTACTTGAGGCGTACTTTatcgattttataaaattatatggaGAAAACAACGTGACATATAATACCCACGGTTTGCTACACCTCGCTGATGATGCCTTGAAATGGGGAGCCCTAGACGAATTCTcagcttttatttttgaaaatcaattgcaacaaataaagaaaatggtCAGAAAAAACGATAAACCTCTTGAACAACTTAGCaatagaatatttgaaataagaaGTATTCAAAGCAACATTATCACCATTGATAATACCATTAATACGTACAAACTAGGTGCTGAATGTTACAACGGATGCTTAATAAATGAATGCAGAGGGCCTATGTACAAGAAGATCgagtttaaacattttataattactacaAAAGCACCTAATAACTATTGTATTATGACTGATGAGAGCATTGTTTTGGTAAAAAGTATATGTCATAGAAATAATGGTATTGTGgttattggaaaaatattgaaaaatggaACACCATTTTTTACTTCTCCTGCACCTTCGACTTGCTTTGGAATTGTGCAATTTTCCGGTACATACAGTTCCTTACGAGTATTTTCAATTgatgacataaaaaataaagccgTTGTTTTACCTGTTTTTGATGAATGTTACCGATATGAAGATCGCCATAACAATATTGTAGTTTTTCCACTTATTCACAATcagtaa